The Primulina eburnea isolate SZY01 chromosome 13, ASM2296580v1, whole genome shotgun sequence genome includes a region encoding these proteins:
- the LOC140810102 gene encoding uncharacterized protein encodes MEDSPSAIAPLILRNLLTSIFILADKPLIHLVQKSRLLRILNRFLVSAFLFFLGLLPSLFPSLRPSAESHDHPLNPKKDDISSARGGGSVGGGFRYGGRSGVERALTQLLLIMNDIPVSSRKYEVVRSLAEKLIDENLSGKNQEALKEVNCAVLAAAFGRTLSQLESAVAEQGRRSGNDGGGGEVTNEGRGNDYFLYTKASRLFRGVRYCGQVAWSFAKPRDELSRSRSSAEKLAAEILWLAQKMAASGCADEAVRKWAASSNLAWLALTTEPRLQGSLVKVAAFLIKQAKELGSTEEEQQQQEEPHNDAIAEQQKTRQIKMKMLISWLPLLCAANNGTDAPIVNMSERVELEKIMEDIIWTLDDDHEEQERVLSVWLHHFSYCSASDWPNLRSCYTQWFAASRSRLLQAPPAGQHLGSN; translated from the exons ATGGAGGATTCACCATCCGCCATAGCTCCCTTAATCCTCAGAAATTTGCTAACTTCGATATTCATCCTTGCCGACAAACCCCTTATCCATCTGGTACAAAAATCTCGACTTCTTCGAATCCTAAACCGTTTTCTGGTCTCAGCTTTCCTCTTCTTTCTCGGCCTTTTGCCTTCCCTCTTCCCTTCTTTGAGACCCTCTGCGGAATCCCATGATCACCCTTTGAATCCCAAAAAAGATGATATCTCTTCTGCTCGTGGCGGCGGCAGTGTCGGCGGCGGCTTCCGGTACGGCGGACGGTCGGGTGTTGAGCGGGCACTTACGCAGTTACTCTTGATAATGAATGACATCCCTGTGAGTTCAAGAAAATACGAAGTTGTTAGATCATTAGCAGAGAAGCTTATTGATGAGAATTTGTCGGGGAAGAATCAAGAAGCTCTGAAGGAGGTGAACTGCGCCGTGCTCGCGGCGGCGTTTGGGAGGACGCTGAGCCAGCTTGAATCCGCTGTGGCGGAGCAGGGGAGGAGGAGCGGGAATGACGGCGGCGGAGGGGAGGTGACGAATGAGGGCCGCGGGAATGATTATTTTCTGTATACCAAGGCGAGTCGTTTGTTTAGAGGGGTGAGGTACTGCGGGCAGGTGGCGTGGAGCTTTGCGAAGCCGAGGGATGAGCTGAGCCGGTCAAGGAGCTCGGCGGAGAAGCTGGCGGCGGAGATTCTGTGGTTGGCGCAGAAGATGGCGGCTTCGGGTTGTGCTGATGAAGCCGTTCGTAAGTGGGCTGCGTCCTCGAACCTGGCTTGGCTTGCTCTCACGACTGAGCCGCGACTTCAAGGCTCCCTAGTAAAAGTCGCTg CATTCTTAATCAAGCAAGCAAAGGAATTGGGCAGTACCGAAGAAGAACAGCAGCAACAAGAAGAGCCCCACAATGATGCAATAGCAGAGCAACAAAAAACAAGGCAAATCAAGATGAAGATGCTGATTTCATGGCTGCCGCTTCTTTGCGCCGCCAACAATGGCACGGATGCGCCAATCGTGAACATGAGCGAAAGGGTGGAGCTGGAGAAGATAATGGAAGACATAATCTGGACACTGGATGACGATCATGAAGAGCAAGAAAGGGTGCTCTCTGTGTGGCTCCACCACTTCTCTTATTGCTCAGCCTCGGATTGGCCCAATCTCCGATCCTGCTACACTCAGTGGTTTGCTGCTTCTCGTTCCAGGCTCTTGCAAGCGCCACCCGCAGGCCAGCACCTAGGGTCGAACTAG